In Paenibacillus sp. 1781tsa1, one DNA window encodes the following:
- the pheS gene encoding phenylalanine--tRNA ligase subunit alpha, whose product MKERLEALKIEALEQLSGVNDPQTLGDLRVKYLGKKGALTEILRGMGALSAEERPVIGQVANDVRAAIEEVIDSKQDQFQKEETAKRLQSEKIDVTLPGRRGRQGGLHPLTKVVQEIEDIFIGMGYRIAEGPEVEMDYYNFEALNLPKNHPARDMQDSFYVTEDLLMRTHTSPVQVRTMQSMKGEVPVKVICPGKVYRRDDDDATHSFQFNQVEGLVISENIRMSDLKGTLLQFVREMFGSHTEIRLRPSFFPFTEPSAEVDVTCVQCGGSGCRVCKQTGWLEILGGGMVHPKVLEMGGYDPEKYSGFAFGMGVERIAMLKYGVDDIRHFYNSDLTFLKQFGRL is encoded by the coding sequence ATGAAAGAACGTTTAGAGGCATTGAAGATCGAAGCGCTGGAGCAGTTGTCTGGTGTGAATGATCCGCAGACGCTCGGTGATCTGCGTGTAAAGTATTTGGGGAAAAAGGGTGCATTGACTGAAATTTTGCGAGGTATGGGTGCACTTAGTGCAGAGGAACGTCCAGTTATTGGTCAAGTAGCCAATGATGTTCGGGCTGCCATTGAGGAAGTCATCGACAGCAAGCAGGATCAGTTCCAGAAGGAAGAGACGGCGAAGCGTCTGCAATCCGAGAAAATTGATGTGACGCTGCCAGGACGTCGTGGACGTCAAGGCGGACTGCATCCACTGACGAAAGTGGTACAGGAGATCGAAGATATTTTCATCGGCATGGGATACCGCATAGCGGAAGGTCCTGAAGTCGAAATGGATTATTACAACTTTGAAGCATTGAACTTGCCGAAGAATCACCCGGCGCGCGATATGCAGGATTCCTTCTATGTTACAGAAGACTTGTTGATGCGTACTCATACGTCTCCGGTTCAAGTACGTACCATGCAGAGTATGAAGGGCGAAGTGCCTGTCAAAGTCATCTGCCCAGGTAAAGTATACCGCCGTGATGACGACGATGCGACGCACTCTTTCCAATTCAACCAGGTTGAAGGATTGGTCATCAGCGAAAACATTCGTATGAGCGATCTGAAAGGAACCCTGCTGCAATTCGTGCGCGAGATGTTCGGTTCCCACACGGAAATTCGTCTGCGTCCAAGCTTCTTCCCGTTCACGGAGCCAAGTGCGGAAGTGGATGTAACTTGTGTACAATGTGGCGGCAGCGGCTGTCGAGTATGTAAGCAAACCGGCTGGCTCGAAATTTTGGGCGGCGGTATGGTTCACCCGAAAGTACTGGAAATGGGCGGCTACGATCCGGAGAAATACAGCGGTTTTGCATTCGGAATGGGCGTAGAACGTATCGCGATGTTGAAGTATGGTGTCGATGATATCCGTCACTTCTACAACAGTGATCTGACCTTCTTGAAGCAATTCGGACGGCTGTAA
- the pheT gene encoding phenylalanine--tRNA ligase subunit beta: MRVSTDWLSDYISLEGVTPQELAEKITRAGVEIDVVENRNKGVNKVVVGYVKSKEKHPDADKLNVCVIDAGQEEDLQIVCGAKNVDAGQKVVVALVGAKLPGGLDIKKAKLRGVVSLGMICSAKELGMNDKLLPKDQQEGILVLPEQTEVGTPISQVLGLDDHVLELDLTPNRSDCLSMRGAAYEVGAILGREVKLPNPKDQLVEVGDAAANHISVEIKAQEQCSHYAARYVTGIKLGASPLWMQNRLMAAGVRPINNIVDITNYVMLEYGQPLHAFDADKLEKGHIEVRMANEGETIVTLDGQERKLEPHMLLITDGVKPVAIAGVMGGENSEVSEGTVNLLLESAKFDGGTVRKTSRQLGLRSEASMRFEKEVDPGAVITALDRAAELIQRYAEGEVHQGIVEAGAEAAEKRVIQLSLDRLNRYLGTDLSLLEVKTIFARLHFACGDADQGLLDVEVPTRRGDITLDVDLFEEIARLYGYDNIPTTWIEGPTTPGAYTRSQAMRRTIRGLLSGSGWQEMISYSFVHPDKATLFPALTQGCKAVKLAMPMSEDRSVLRTSILPQMLDAAVYNMNRKQDSLAVFEVGNVFFTEEDQLTKQPHEIPVLGLLLTGNRASQQWNVGAEKVDFFDLKGALEQLFAYVGLEQRIRLVANSPEGFHPGRSASVYLEGKDGGEGILIGTLGQLHPELQQQYDLNDVYIAEIALESIYSEADADIRYRELPRFPAMERDIAVVVNEDIEAGDMLRAIRESAGELLQTVQVFDVFTGSKLGENKKSVAMALVYRNRERTLTDEEVTEVHARVVARLEEQFGAELRK, from the coding sequence ATGAGAGTATCGACAGATTGGCTGTCTGATTATATTTCCCTTGAAGGTGTGACGCCACAGGAATTGGCGGAGAAAATCACCCGTGCGGGTGTCGAGATTGATGTAGTGGAGAACCGCAACAAGGGCGTGAATAAAGTTGTGGTAGGTTATGTGAAGAGCAAGGAGAAACATCCGGATGCTGACAAACTGAATGTATGTGTCATCGATGCCGGCCAGGAAGAAGATCTGCAGATCGTGTGTGGTGCGAAAAATGTGGATGCAGGCCAAAAAGTAGTTGTAGCTCTGGTTGGAGCGAAACTCCCTGGTGGATTGGATATCAAAAAAGCCAAATTGCGCGGCGTTGTATCCCTTGGGATGATCTGTTCTGCGAAAGAGCTGGGCATGAACGACAAATTGCTGCCCAAAGATCAGCAGGAAGGTATTCTTGTTCTACCGGAACAAACAGAGGTGGGCACGCCGATCAGCCAGGTTCTTGGTCTCGACGACCATGTACTTGAACTGGATCTGACACCGAACCGTTCCGACTGTCTCAGCATGCGTGGTGCAGCTTATGAAGTAGGTGCCATCCTGGGTCGTGAAGTGAAGCTGCCGAATCCCAAAGACCAACTGGTTGAAGTGGGTGATGCAGCTGCGAATCATATCTCTGTAGAGATTAAGGCACAGGAGCAATGCAGTCACTATGCCGCTCGTTATGTAACCGGCATTAAGCTGGGTGCTTCCCCGCTGTGGATGCAAAACCGTCTGATGGCTGCAGGTGTTCGTCCAATCAACAATATCGTTGATATCACGAACTATGTCATGCTGGAATATGGTCAACCGCTACATGCATTCGATGCGGATAAGCTGGAAAAAGGTCATATTGAAGTGCGGATGGCCAACGAAGGCGAAACGATCGTTACGCTCGATGGACAGGAGCGCAAGCTGGAGCCGCACATGTTGCTCATTACGGATGGCGTGAAACCTGTAGCCATCGCTGGGGTTATGGGTGGCGAGAATTCCGAGGTGTCAGAAGGCACGGTGAATCTGCTCTTGGAGTCCGCCAAATTCGACGGCGGAACCGTTCGGAAAACGTCGCGCCAACTGGGGCTGCGTTCCGAAGCAAGCATGCGTTTTGAGAAGGAAGTAGACCCGGGTGCGGTGATTACGGCTTTGGATCGTGCGGCTGAACTGATTCAGCGTTATGCTGAAGGTGAAGTGCATCAGGGAATCGTGGAAGCTGGAGCAGAAGCTGCGGAGAAACGTGTAATTCAATTGTCGCTGGATAGACTGAATCGTTATCTGGGAACCGATCTGTCTCTGCTTGAGGTGAAAACCATCTTCGCTCGTTTGCACTTTGCATGTGGTGATGCTGATCAAGGATTGCTGGATGTGGAAGTACCAACACGCAGAGGGGATATTACGCTTGATGTAGACTTGTTTGAAGAGATTGCGCGCCTCTACGGATATGACAACATTCCAACCACTTGGATTGAAGGACCGACGACTCCGGGGGCATATACTCGCTCTCAAGCGATGCGTCGCACCATTCGTGGATTGCTCTCAGGCAGTGGCTGGCAGGAAATGATCAGTTACTCCTTTGTTCACCCGGATAAAGCGACATTGTTCCCGGCACTGACACAAGGCTGTAAAGCCGTGAAACTCGCGATGCCTATGAGTGAGGACCGCAGTGTGCTTCGTACGAGTATTTTGCCACAAATGCTGGATGCAGCGGTGTATAACATGAACCGTAAACAGGATTCACTGGCTGTATTTGAAGTGGGCAATGTGTTCTTCACCGAAGAAGATCAGTTGACCAAGCAACCGCATGAGATCCCAGTACTGGGCTTGCTGCTCACCGGGAATCGTGCAAGCCAGCAGTGGAATGTTGGAGCGGAGAAAGTAGATTTCTTCGATCTGAAAGGTGCGCTTGAGCAACTGTTCGCTTATGTAGGCCTGGAACAACGCATTCGCTTGGTGGCGAACAGCCCCGAAGGATTCCATCCGGGACGTTCTGCGTCAGTTTATCTGGAAGGCAAGGATGGCGGAGAAGGCATTTTGATCGGTACATTGGGTCAACTGCATCCGGAACTGCAACAGCAGTATGATCTGAATGATGTGTACATCGCAGAGATTGCACTTGAATCGATCTACAGTGAAGCAGACGCTGATATTCGTTATCGTGAACTTCCACGTTTCCCAGCCATGGAACGTGATATCGCGGTTGTTGTGAATGAGGATATCGAAGCGGGAGATATGCTGCGCGCCATTCGTGAATCGGCGGGTGAATTGTTACAAACCGTACAGGTATTCGATGTGTTTACTGGTAGTAAACTGGGTGAAAACAAAAAGAGCGTGGCGATGGCACTGGTATACCGGAATCGTGAACGTACACTGACCGATGAGGAAGTTACTGAAGTTCATGCCCGTGTAGTGGCTCGTCTGGAAGAGCAATTCGGAGCGGAATTGCGTAAATAG
- the zapA gene encoding cell division protein ZapA produces the protein MTTPDRTRVTVEIYGTSYKLVGSSADYMKQVANLVDERMSAISKQNSRLDTPRIAVLAAVHMAEQSLQTQEIRNELKMLTGERTELRNELNRLNAIQNEHQQELERRDQSLAELQKLKLEAEQALKKAETDKQAEMAKLNTLLEQERAQATERVQKLQAQATAQLKEAEAKAARQLKEMEEKAANQLKTAQAQAASQLKEAQNRSVAELQQAQAKAAAQYKELQDKAAAQLKAAESRAVAERQQIEAMAAQQVQTAKEEAESAILLELEQAENNLKKAQEEAALQYNELQQQMELRLQQAEEKALEQTQALTDQANQERAALQEQAEQKRLNQINQLEAEFKTLSEQSELEWMEKEAALEEQLQQAKEAAASQATEAAAAAEAVLQEERSKLKQQLEEQRKQAESRLLDVEEQLEEVMTQLISAQDMVAEQEQQLQHERGQLETLRHEHGVRKQEQEVQSRRITELEQQLEQLKEDRSQLQELLRETEQAAQQSRDAQEQWKQKYNETVDRETSVTAQLRKLQEQHAQLEQEVQKLREAEVKSEEEQRRLHKVLEQAHAAVRTLQNEIGTLTEREQSWKDLAEQRLAEIGDLENQILEVAEQNETLESGVQSLHDELSVVKEESRFNHEEAVQYQKDAELLEEKRTELEVELNVVREELNRLQDNYKQIRNDYSDALQREENYSSKIDELSTEKQEIVRALEEARQSSAKLSERYSEQESLLAQTEEEALEWQIKYEELSAKQAELSSRLEQLTRREEELRSSVAQAEQNDQVWQRRADEWAAQEQSWQERWAALENELTVWKRESAASSELLEGLEQERQQLDKLRAEATQEKEIMETELLEMGERYELAANQLRLLQVEREMEQEKAEQLNTEYRQLHDEYTKLQTEYNEWIELIEQDQT, from the coding sequence GTGACTACACCTGATCGTACACGCGTCACCGTAGAGATCTACGGGACTTCCTATAAACTGGTTGGCAGCAGTGCCGACTATATGAAACAAGTAGCTAACCTGGTAGATGAGCGTATGAGCGCGATCTCCAAGCAAAATTCCCGTCTGGATACTCCGCGTATTGCGGTGCTGGCGGCTGTACATATGGCTGAACAGTCTCTTCAGACTCAGGAAATCCGGAATGAGCTGAAGATGCTTACTGGAGAACGTACAGAACTGAGAAACGAATTGAATCGGTTAAACGCCATACAAAATGAACATCAACAAGAATTGGAACGGCGTGACCAGTCTCTTGCTGAATTGCAGAAGCTGAAGCTTGAAGCAGAGCAGGCGCTGAAAAAGGCAGAAACGGACAAGCAAGCAGAAATGGCAAAGTTAAACACACTGCTTGAACAGGAGCGTGCCCAGGCAACGGAGCGAGTGCAGAAATTGCAAGCTCAGGCAACGGCACAACTCAAGGAAGCAGAAGCCAAGGCAGCGAGACAGCTGAAGGAAATGGAAGAAAAAGCGGCTAATCAGCTTAAAACTGCACAGGCACAGGCTGCTTCACAGCTAAAAGAAGCTCAGAACCGCTCTGTAGCTGAACTGCAGCAGGCACAGGCCAAAGCTGCGGCTCAATATAAGGAATTGCAGGATAAGGCTGCAGCTCAATTAAAAGCAGCCGAAAGCCGTGCCGTTGCAGAACGTCAACAAATTGAGGCCATGGCTGCACAACAGGTTCAGACAGCCAAAGAAGAAGCCGAGTCCGCCATCCTGTTAGAGTTGGAGCAGGCTGAGAACAACCTGAAGAAAGCTCAGGAAGAGGCTGCACTGCAATATAACGAACTTCAGCAACAGATGGAACTTCGGCTCCAGCAGGCTGAAGAAAAAGCGCTGGAACAGACTCAGGCTCTGACGGATCAGGCGAATCAGGAGCGGGCTGCCTTGCAGGAACAAGCGGAGCAGAAGCGCCTGAATCAGATAAACCAATTAGAAGCGGAGTTCAAGACGTTATCCGAACAGTCAGAACTCGAATGGATGGAGAAAGAAGCAGCCCTCGAGGAACAATTGCAACAAGCCAAGGAAGCCGCAGCATCTCAGGCAACGGAAGCCGCTGCGGCGGCAGAAGCCGTATTGCAAGAAGAACGCAGCAAGCTCAAGCAGCAGCTTGAGGAACAACGTAAGCAGGCGGAGTCTCGACTGTTAGATGTCGAAGAGCAATTGGAAGAAGTGATGACCCAGCTCATCAGTGCACAGGACATGGTTGCAGAGCAAGAACAGCAGCTTCAACACGAGCGTGGTCAATTGGAAACATTGCGTCATGAGCATGGGGTCCGTAAACAGGAGCAGGAAGTTCAGAGTCGCCGAATTACGGAACTGGAGCAGCAACTGGAGCAATTGAAAGAGGACCGTTCTCAGTTGCAGGAGCTTCTGCGTGAAACGGAGCAGGCTGCCCAGCAATCCCGTGATGCACAGGAACAATGGAAACAGAAGTATAATGAAACTGTGGATAGAGAAACCTCTGTTACTGCTCAGCTGCGCAAACTTCAGGAGCAGCATGCACAGCTTGAACAGGAAGTTCAAAAGCTTCGTGAGGCTGAAGTGAAGTCGGAAGAGGAACAGCGCAGGTTGCATAAGGTGCTTGAACAGGCTCATGCCGCGGTGCGCACATTGCAGAATGAGATTGGCACGCTTACGGAACGTGAACAATCCTGGAAAGACCTTGCTGAGCAGCGATTGGCTGAGATTGGGGACCTGGAGAACCAGATTCTCGAAGTTGCTGAACAAAATGAAACGTTGGAGTCTGGTGTGCAATCCCTTCATGATGAATTGTCCGTAGTGAAGGAAGAGTCTCGTTTCAATCATGAAGAGGCTGTGCAATACCAGAAGGACGCAGAACTTTTGGAAGAGAAACGCACAGAGCTTGAAGTTGAGCTCAATGTTGTTCGGGAAGAGCTGAACCGACTTCAGGATAATTATAAACAAATCCGTAACGATTACAGTGATGCATTACAACGTGAAGAGAATTACAGCTCTAAGATTGATGAATTGAGCACGGAGAAGCAAGAAATTGTGAGGGCGCTTGAAGAAGCAAGACAGTCTTCAGCTAAACTTTCCGAACGCTACTCCGAGCAAGAGAGCCTGCTGGCTCAGACCGAGGAAGAAGCGTTGGAGTGGCAGATCAAATACGAAGAACTGTCAGCCAAACAGGCCGAGTTGTCATCCCGTCTGGAGCAGTTAACGAGACGTGAAGAAGAACTCCGCTCCAGCGTTGCACAAGCAGAGCAGAATGACCAAGTGTGGCAACGCCGTGCAGATGAATGGGCTGCTCAGGAACAATCCTGGCAGGAACGCTGGGCTGCACTTGAGAATGAACTGACCGTTTGGAAGAGAGAAAGTGCTGCAAGTAGCGAGTTGCTGGAGGGACTGGAGCAAGAACGACAGCAGCTGGACAAGTTACGTGCAGAAGCAACTCAAGAGAAAGAGATCATGGAAACTGAACTGCTTGAGATGGGAGAGCGTTACGAACTAGCGGCCAACCAATTACGATTGTTACAGGTTGAACGTGAGATGGAGCAGGAGAAGGCAGAGCAGCTGAACACGGAATATCGTCAGTTGCATGATGAATATACGAAATTGCAGACGGAATATAACGAATGGATTGAATTGATTGAACAGGACCAGACCTAG
- a CDS encoding cytochrome C oxidase subunit II, whose translation MKKGIVWLAACMLILVLTACGAAKQSAESGSNGSEAEVTASEELVIKASNYEFDQPEYHLKKGVPVNIVYENVNGNHGMLVPELNLQLDTRNSSKVITPDKVGEFEMSCSVFCGSGHSSMISKIIVEE comes from the coding sequence ATGAAGAAAGGCATAGTATGGCTCGCTGCCTGTATGTTAATTCTGGTCCTCACTGCATGCGGAGCGGCGAAACAGTCCGCAGAATCTGGCAGCAATGGATCCGAAGCTGAGGTTACTGCCAGTGAAGAACTGGTCATCAAGGCAAGCAACTACGAATTCGATCAACCTGAGTACCATCTTAAAAAAGGCGTTCCGGTTAACATTGTTTATGAAAATGTAAACGGAAATCACGGTATGCTTGTGCCTGAGCTGAATCTTCAACTGGATACCAGAAATAGCTCCAAAGTCATAACCCCGGACAAAGTTGGTGAGTTTGAAATGTCCTGTTCGGTCTTCTGTGGTTCAGGACACAGCAGCATGATTTCCAAAATTATCGTTGAAGAATAG
- a CDS encoding phage holin family protein, with amino-acid sequence MNFLGHVVRFIIAAIVLMVVSWIVPGFAVGGFWSALLLALVIALLGWIVEGIFGKRVNPFGRGIVGFIVSALVIWLGQYVVDHVEVSLLGAILAALVIGIIDLFIPVSTPFDAGRSSKS; translated from the coding sequence ATGAATTTTCTGGGACATGTCGTGCGATTTATCATCGCCGCAATTGTATTAATGGTGGTTAGCTGGATCGTTCCCGGATTCGCCGTTGGTGGCTTCTGGAGCGCCCTGCTGCTTGCTCTCGTCATTGCCCTGCTCGGCTGGATTGTTGAAGGTATTTTCGGCAAAAGGGTCAACCCGTTTGGTCGCGGTATTGTCGGATTTATCGTTAGCGCACTGGTGATTTGGCTTGGTCAATATGTTGTAGATCATGTTGAAGTCAGCCTGCTCGGTGCCATTCTAGCTGCGCTGGTTATCGGGATTATCGATCTTTTCATCCCGGTATCCACCCCTTTTGATGCCGGACGAAGCTCCAAGAGTTAA
- a CDS encoding endonuclease MutS2, producing MDTKILHTLEYRKILNTLLSFAQTTMGKKKAEQLEPSSELEEVKRLLQQTDEAFTFDRLKGSPSFGGIVDITASIKRAEIGGTLNPHELLGISNTTFAARRLKRQIGTLHEDEPIESLFYISDQLSEQKTLEDAIKICIDDNAEVADSASVTLAQIRRELRGGEARIREKLDSMIRSSTVSKMLQDQLITIRGDRFVIPVKAEYRSYFGGIVHDQSGSGATLFIEPESIVAMNNKLRETRIREEREIEIILQKLTALVSEQGEWLLYDVDLLGSLDFIFAKARLARELKATLPRMNDRGFLKLKKGRHPLIPIENVVPIDIELGNDYTSIIVTGPNTGGKTVTLKTIGLLSLMAMSGLFVPAEDGSQLCVFDAIYADIGDEQSIEQNLSTFSSHMTNIIRILKNMTPKSLVLLDELGAGTDPAEGSALAISMLEHMHRTGCRMVATTHYSELKAYAYERKGVINASMEFDINTLSPTYRLLVGVPGRSNAFAIAERLGLPGYILDYARGEVKEEDQRIEHMIASLEENRLTAEQEREKAESLRQDMEKLRSRHQAELEKLEQQRDRRIEKAEEDARSIVDKARAEAEKIIADLRLLAMEEGASVKEHKLIAARKQLDEAEPEKRRKTVKKTATAPKTRAIGPGDEVLVYSLNQKGHVVEMSGSKDAMVQLGIMKMKVSLDDLELQQSAPAAKPKQKPVTGMKRTRDDNVKSELDLRGTNLEEALMETDRFIDEAFLANLGQVYIIHGKGTGILRSGIQDYLRKHKHIKSYRLGNYGEGGNGVTVAELE from the coding sequence TTGGACACGAAAATTTTACACACACTGGAATATCGCAAAATTTTAAATACATTGCTTAGCTTTGCCCAGACGACCATGGGAAAAAAGAAAGCGGAGCAACTTGAACCAAGCAGTGAACTTGAAGAAGTGAAGCGGTTGCTGCAGCAAACCGATGAAGCCTTCACATTTGATCGCCTGAAAGGCTCCCCGTCGTTTGGGGGAATTGTAGATATTACAGCTTCCATCAAACGTGCTGAAATTGGAGGCACACTTAACCCTCACGAACTTTTGGGAATATCCAATACGACCTTTGCAGCGCGGCGCTTGAAACGTCAGATTGGTACTTTGCATGAAGATGAGCCCATCGAATCTCTGTTCTATATCAGTGACCAACTGTCAGAGCAAAAAACGCTTGAGGATGCCATCAAAATCTGTATTGACGATAATGCAGAGGTTGCCGACAGTGCAAGCGTAACCTTGGCGCAGATTCGTCGTGAGCTGCGAGGCGGAGAAGCGCGGATTCGCGAAAAACTGGATTCCATGATTCGATCCTCTACCGTATCCAAGATGCTGCAGGATCAGCTCATCACAATCAGAGGAGACCGTTTTGTTATCCCGGTGAAAGCTGAATATCGTTCATACTTTGGCGGGATTGTGCACGATCAATCCGGTTCGGGTGCGACATTGTTCATTGAGCCGGAATCGATTGTAGCCATGAACAACAAATTACGCGAAACCCGGATTCGGGAAGAACGCGAAATAGAGATTATTTTGCAGAAATTGACGGCACTTGTCAGTGAGCAGGGAGAATGGCTGCTGTATGATGTCGACTTGCTGGGATCACTTGATTTTATCTTCGCCAAAGCACGTCTGGCTCGTGAACTGAAAGCAACATTACCACGCATGAATGACCGCGGATTCCTCAAACTGAAGAAGGGCCGTCATCCATTGATACCGATTGAAAACGTGGTTCCAATCGACATTGAATTGGGCAATGATTACACATCCATTATCGTGACAGGTCCGAATACGGGTGGTAAGACGGTAACACTCAAAACGATTGGATTGCTGAGCTTGATGGCCATGTCCGGTTTATTTGTTCCGGCTGAGGATGGCAGTCAGCTATGTGTATTTGATGCAATCTATGCAGACATTGGGGACGAGCAGAGTATCGAGCAGAATCTGAGTACTTTCTCCAGCCATATGACGAACATCATTCGCATTCTGAAGAACATGACGCCGAAAAGTCTGGTATTGCTCGATGAACTTGGAGCAGGAACAGACCCGGCTGAAGGGTCCGCACTGGCGATCTCCATGCTGGAGCATATGCACCGGACAGGATGTCGCATGGTTGCAACCACCCACTACAGTGAACTGAAAGCATACGCATATGAGCGTAAAGGCGTTATTAATGCCAGCATGGAATTTGATATCAATACATTGAGTCCAACCTATCGCCTTCTGGTAGGTGTACCTGGACGAAGTAATGCATTTGCCATTGCAGAGCGACTGGGACTGCCAGGTTACATTCTCGACTATGCCCGTGGCGAAGTGAAGGAAGAGGATCAACGGATTGAGCACATGATCGCTTCTCTGGAAGAGAACCGACTTACGGCTGAACAAGAGCGTGAGAAGGCAGAGAGCTTGCGCCAGGACATGGAGAAATTACGCAGTCGTCATCAGGCCGAATTGGAGAAACTGGAACAGCAGCGTGATCGCCGGATTGAAAAAGCAGAAGAAGATGCACGCAGCATTGTGGACAAGGCTCGCGCGGAAGCGGAGAAGATTATCGCAGATCTTCGCCTGCTGGCTATGGAGGAAGGTGCTTCCGTGAAGGAGCACAAACTCATTGCTGCCCGCAAACAACTGGACGAGGCTGAACCGGAGAAACGCAGAAAAACGGTTAAGAAGACAGCAACAGCGCCGAAGACTCGTGCCATCGGTCCTGGTGATGAAGTGCTTGTCTACAGTTTGAATCAAAAAGGCCATGTTGTAGAGATGTCGGGCAGCAAAGACGCTATGGTACAACTGGGGATCATGAAAATGAAAGTATCCCTGGATGACCTGGAACTACAACAATCGGCTCCAGCAGCCAAACCGAAGCAAAAACCGGTAACGGGTATGAAACGCACACGTGATGACAATGTGAAAAGTGAATTGGATCTGCGTGGCACCAACCTGGAAGAAGCACTGATGGAGACAGACCGATTCATTGATGAAGCTTTCCTTGCCAACCTGGGCCAAGTTTATATTATTCACGGTAAAGGTACAGGAATTTTACGTTCCGGTATTCAGGATTACCTGCGTAAGCATAAACATATTAAAAGTTACCGGCTGGGCAATTACGGAGAAGGCGGGAACGGCGTGACCGTCGCAGAATTGGAATAG
- a CDS encoding DUF350 domain-containing protein codes for MGRGERCVKESIDQLLSHPLGMVLGFFSVAIMELLVFLACFELVTKYKCWTEIKKGNVAVAMATGGKIFGICNVLRFCIQAKSSVYEAMTWSFVGFILLLIAYFLFEFLTPVFSIDKEIEADNRAVGLISMIISVSLSFVIGASII; via the coding sequence ATGGGGAGAGGGGAACGGTGCGTGAAAGAAAGCATTGACCAATTGCTGTCTCATCCCTTGGGGATGGTACTCGGTTTTTTCTCGGTAGCGATTATGGAGCTGCTTGTATTTCTGGCTTGCTTCGAACTGGTGACCAAGTATAAATGCTGGACTGAAATCAAGAAGGGCAATGTGGCTGTTGCGATGGCTACAGGAGGCAAGATCTTCGGGATTTGCAACGTACTGCGGTTCTGCATACAAGCCAAATCTTCGGTATATGAAGCCATGACCTGGTCTTTTGTAGGGTTTATTCTTCTGCTCATTGCCTATTTTTTGTTCGAATTCCTGACACCCGTGTTCTCCATTGATAAGGAGATCGAAGCGGATAACCGAGCTGTCGGATTGATATCCATGATTATTTCAGTCTCGCTGTCGTTTGTTATTGGCGCGAGCATTATCTAG